TTCGTTGGTTTACTCCACGTGGCGAAATCAGTTTATGCGGACACGCCACTTTAGCAGCAGGCTTTGTTTTACATGAACTTAAAAAATGTTTAGGTGACACTGTTAATTTTTCGAGTATGAGTGGCCCCCTGGCGGTAAAGCAAAGAGGCGATCGTTATACGCTTGATTTTCCTCGGCTACACTATCGTTTAATGGAATTCCCAGAGGTGATTACCGCGTTGGTTGATCAGCCTTGCATTGAAGTTTACGAAAGCGAACTGGACTATATGGCCCTGATGCCTGGTGAAGGAATTGTATTGCAGGCACAAGTCGATGCTAAAGCCTTGGCAAAGCTTCCTAAAAGAGGACTTATTTTAACCTCTGCTAGCAATGAGGCAGATTTTTATTCCCGATGTTTTTATCCAAAACACAATATCCCTGAAGATCCCGTGACAGGATCGGCACATTGTGTTTTAGCTCCTTTCTGGGCTAATCAACTTAATAAAACAACGTTAAAAGCCATACAAGGCTCCTTTAGAAAAGGAGAAATTCTATGTGAGGTGTCAGAAGAGCGTGTCTATCTTTCAGGATATTGTAAATGGTATTCAAAAGGATGCCTGGTCATTTAATTTCATTGGGTAGCGTAATTTGGGCATATAAAGAAATGACATGACTTGCTTGTCTAGGTGTTGAAAATACATACTGATAAAGATAGCCTGCACCAATCACAAGCGATTTTGAGGCTTGTTGATCAAGGCTAATCAAGATTCGGTTTTGATCAATGGTTTTTGTGTTAATCCAATCGGCTCGAGTTACATTGATAAAGAACTCATCAAACCACACAAGACTCAGGTTGTCTGTCAGTGCTTTTTTTAGTGTTAACCTCTCACGAAGACGATAACTCCATTGATTGGAATCTTGAAGTGTTCTCTGTTCAAGGCGTGAGCGTAATGTAAGCCACGGCGCTTGCTCGTGTTTAAATAAGACTTGTTCCCACACTCGAGATTCCTGAAGACTTGGTCCTTGATTGGTTTTTGTAGTAACCGTTGTCCCACCTAAAGACAGTGTCCACTGGGGTGAAAGTTGATAGCCACCCCCAAAATTGGTAAGAAATTGGTCAAATAAATAAGGCCTGTCTCGGACACGTAATTGCGGCTCAATCTGAAACACATACTTTCCAATTTGAGTATTAAATCCAATAGTGGACCATAATTTTTCATTAACGAAAACCGCCCATATAGCTTCCGGGAACAGGCATTCAAAAAAAAATATAATAATAAAAAAGAAAAGCCTCATCTGCTCATAACCATTCGGGAAAGATATAATTTACTCGTAAATTACTAAATTTAGAACTATTTCAGAAAAATCATAATTATCTGCTGGGCAGAGCAAAATCATTTTTATATCTAAAAACAACAAGGCATCATTTTGAGCAGAAGGGAGGATTTATATGGAGTGGGGCTTTACTTGCAGAGGATCCTTTATGCAGCTTTGCCGCATTCTGGATGACAAGATGTGAAAAAATGCAAAGACGTCTAACAGACGTCATTGTGTTCAAAAATTAGATTTGTTTGCCCTGTGTTTTTATTGCACTAGCTTGCCATTGGTGTAGGAGCATGATAAAAAAGCGGTTCACAATGTCAAGGAGTGAGTATTGATGTCTAGTTCCATGGGAAAGCGCTTTCGCGCATTGGTTCAAAATCATTCACCTTTACAAGTGGTAGGTACTATTAATGCCTATACAGCCATGCTCGCAGAGTCTGCGGGATGTGAAGCCATTTATTTATCAGGTGCAGGCGTTGCCAATGCTTCCTATGGTCTTCCTGATTTGGGAATGACCGGCCTGGCAGAAGTTTTGGAGGATGCTCGACGTATTACTCAAGCCTCCTCATTGCCACTTTTAGTCGACATCGATACAGGTTGGGGGCACGCATTTAACATTGCCAGAACGGTTAAACTTATGGAAAGAACTGGTGTCGCAGCAATTCATATTGAAGATCAAGTGCTGGCCAAACGGTGTGGACATCGTCCTAATAAAGCCATTGTCTCTATGCAAGAGATGGGCGATAGAATAAAAACAGCAGTAGATGCACGCATCGATGAAAACTTTGTAATCATGGCACGTACCGATGCTTATGCCGTTGAAGGAATGAGTGCGGCTATTGAAAGAGCTCATTTATGCGTGGAATTGGGTGCTGATATGCTCTTTCCTGAAGCAATAACTACTATTGCTGAATACAAAGCGTTTTGCAGCCACTTTAACGTTCCTGTACTGGCCAATATTACCGAATTTGGCAAAACGCCTCTGTTTACTAGAGAAGAGCTAAAAGAAGCAGGGGTTCAACTAATTTTATATCCCCTTAGTGCATTTAGAGCCATGTCTAAAGCCGCTCTAACCGTGTATGAAACCATAAAGCAGCAAGGAACACAGCGGGATTTGCTTGATAAGATGCAAACACGTAATGACTTATATCAAGTTCTCGGCTACCACGAATATGAAAAAAAACTGGACCAATTAATGGAGGTTGAGGATGGTCAATAAATCAGGAGCAGGATTGGCTGGGGTTGTTGCCGGACAATCAGCAATAGCAACGGTTGGTCAAGAAGGCAAAGGCTTAAATTATCGTGGCTATTCTATTGATGATTTGGCAGCGCATGCAACGTTTGAGGAAGTGGCTTATTTGCTCCATTATGGTCAGTTACCCACACGCTCCGAACTTGCCAGCTATACAAAAAAATTAATCGATTTACGTCACATTCCTGATGCCTTAAAAACGGTATTAAAATTAATTCCAAAAAATACGCATCCTATGGATGTATTAAGAACAGGCTGTTCTCTGTTAGGCACTTTGGAGCCTGAAAATGATTTTTCGCAGCAATATAATATTGCCGATCGATTATTAGCGTTATTTCCGGGAATGATGTGCTATTGGTATGCTTATCATTTTTTAAACAAGGAAATTTCGGGTGAGAGTGAAGAGCAAACCATTGGGGGGCATTTCCTGGCTCTTTTGCACGGCCGCAAACCGAGTAAACTCGAAGCTGATATGATGAATGTTTCATTAATTCTTTATGCAGAGCACGAGTTCAATGCCTCTACATTTGCAGCTCGAGTAACAGCGGCTACTTTGTCTGATTTTTATTCAGCCATTACTACGGCAATTGGTACTTTACGCGGGCCTCTACATGGAGGTGCCAATGAAGCAGCAATGGAATTAATCGCGAGATTTAAAAGTCCGGATGAAGCTGAGAGCGAGTTAATGACTATGCTTGAGCGAAAAGAAAAAATTATGGGGTTTGGGCATCGTGTTTACAGGGATTGCGATCCACGTTCTGATATCATTAAGGCCTGGTCGCACAAATTGGCTGAGGCAAAAAATGAGATGCTTTTATATAATGTCTCAGAACGAATAGAGGCTGTAATGCGTCGTGAAAAGAAATTGTTTCCTAATCTCGATTTCTATAGTGCCTCTGCTTATCATTTTTGCGATATTCCAACATCGCTCTTTACCCCAATTTTTGTAATGTCACGTACTACTGGATGGTCAGCACATATTTTTGAACAACGTGCTGATAACAGACTTATTAGACCCACTTCAGAATATACGGGACCTGAGTCAAGAAAATTTATTGCCATTGATGCGCGAGGTTAATATGCAGTCTTACGTAGAAGATAATGTTAAGCCTGATTATGATTCAGTATTAGTTGACATCGTTGATTATGTATTGAATACGTCAATTGAAAGTGTTGAAGCTTATGAAACAGCACGCTTGTGTTTAATGGATACGCTAGGCTGTGGCATGCTCGCTTTAAATTTTCCAGAGTGTACAAAGTTGTTAGGGCCTGTGGTGCCTGGAGCAGTATTGCCGGGTGGTGCACGTGTTCCTGGTACCACTTATGAATTAGATCCCGTGCAGGCGGCCTTTAACATTGGTGCTATGATAAGGTGGCTTGACTTCAATGACACCTGGCTTGCAGCTGAGTGGGGACATCCCTCCGATAATCTGGGTGCAATTTTAGCAGTAGCAGATTATATTAGTCGCCAAAAACTGAGAGAGGGTAAAGCAGGATTTACCATGCATGATGTGCTGACTGCAATGATTAAGGCACATGAAATTCAAGGCTGCCTGGCTCTTGAAAATAGTTTTAATCGCGTTGGTTTGGATCATGTGATTTTAGTAAAGATTGCCAGTGCTGCAGTCGCTGCTCAGTTATTGGGAGCAGATAGAGACATGATGCTGCGCACTTTATCTCAAGTCTTTGTAGATGGCCAAAGTCTCAGAACCTACCGACATGCGCCAAATGCGGGTTCTCGTAAATCCTGGGCTGCAGGGGATGCCACCGCACGAGCTGTACGTCTGGCATTCATTGCTGCAACGGGTGAAATGGGGTACCCAAGTGCATTAACAGCGCCCAAATGGGGTTTTTATGATGTCCTTTTTGGGGAAAAATCATTTAAATTTCAGCGTCCCTATGGCAGTTATGTGATGGAAAATGTTTTATTCAAATTATCCTATCCTGCTGAGTTCCATGCCCAAACTGCTGTAGAATGTGCGGTGGCATTGCATTCCTTGGTAAAGGAGCGTTTTAATGACATCGCAACTATTGAATTAGTCACGCATGAATCAGCAATTCGCATCATCAGTAAGCAAGGGAAATTACATAATCCTGCTGATAGAGATCATTGTTTGCAATATATGGTAGCAGTTGCTCTGTTGCATGGAGATTTACGCGCTGAACACTATGAGGATATGGCAGCAGCTGATCCTCGTATTGATCAATTACGTGCAAAAATGGTGGTGACTGAGAATAAACAATTTTCCAAAGATTATCATGATCCAGAAAAGCGCTCTATCGCTAATAGTATTAAGTTAATGTTTAACGATGGGACAGAATCAAGAGTAGTGACTGTCGAATATCCTATTGGCCATAAGCGGCGCCGTGAGGAAGGTATTCCTGTCCTTCTTGCAAAATTTAAACATAATTTAGCAACGCGTTTTACACCTGCAAAAGTGGAAGCTATTGCTCAAGCGATGAATGACACGAATACCTTAGCTACAATGCCTGTGGTGGATTTTATGGCGATGTGGCAGGAATGATAGCTCATGCAGAGCAGGTTTTAACCTGCATCTGCTTAAAATTTGCGCTTTATCCCTGCTGCAGCTAAAACTTTAGTCGCAATTTCTTCGATAGAATAGCGGGTCGAATTCAAATAGGGAATTTTTTCCCGTTTGTACATTGCCTCCACTTCACTGACTTCAAGGCGACATTGCTCAGCTGAAGCATATTTGCTATTCGGCCGCCGCTCTGTGCGAATATGTTGCAATCGCTCCGCGTCTATGGTTAATCCAAAAAGTTTGTGTTTATAAGGTCTTAGTGTATCGGGCAAGTTTAAAAAGGTTAAATCTTCCTCAGTGAAAGGGTAATTCGCTGCCAGCACCCCAAAGTGTAAGGCCATATAAATACAGCTTGGTGTTTTACCACAGCGAGAAACACCGATTAAAACGATGTCTGCTTTGTCATAATCACGAATTTTTATCCCATCATCATGCGCTAGTGCATAATCCACAGCTTCAATGCGTTGCCTGTAGGATTGAGAATTAGCTACACCATGTGTACGACCTACCGTATAGGATGATTTAGCGTGTAGTGCCTGTTCAAGAGGACCCAGGAAAGTATTAAATAAGTCAAACATACTTGCCTTTGCTTGTTGAATTGTCTTAACAATCTCTGGGTTGACCAAGGTCATAAAAACAAGGGGTTTAACTCCTGTTTCTTCATAACAACTGTTGATTCGTTGAACTGCTGCTTCTGCCTTCAGGACGGAGTCAATATAAGGAAGGGTAAGTTTTTCAAATTCTATATTTTCAAATTGGGTAATTAAACTATTACCTAAATTTTCAGCAGTAATACCGGTACCATCGGATATCATAAATACATGCTGCTTCATAAGCCTCTCTGGTAGAACCATTATGAAAAGATTCTAATAGATCTGTAACTTGGCTTCCAGCATTCGTTACGGACGGCGTAGGGCTTGGAAATTTTTTTTCCTTCTGTTATGTTGCTTATAGGCGCTAATAATGCGCTATGATTAACTCATGGGCTCGCCGTAGCATTGTCTTTTATATCCTTGAGATGCACTGTGCATAACAGGAATGAGGTCGTTAGAGCTATCTATAATAAAGATTACTTAATTTGGATACACGAATTATTCTATAAGGAAACTGCTTAAAGAAAGCATGAGTAAAAATGCCTGTTCATTTTTAGCTAAAATTCAGGATAAAAACAATGGAGCATAGTCGTCTTCAGCAAAATAGTGTTCTTTTCATCGTTGGAATTATTTCCTTAGTGTTGAGTCTCGTTTTATTTGTTTTTAGTCTTTATATCATTCCTTTTCTGTTTTGGGATTGGGTTTATGACGTGCCTGAATTTATTTCAATTTGGAGAGAATGGTTAAAATCTGAATATAATTTTACCCATATGGGTGCTACCTGGTCTATTTTCTTGATGCTTATCGCTCCTTCACTGTTATTTGGCTATATTTCTTATTTAGCATCCAATTATATTGATAATCGTATTTATCATCTGGTTCCAGATAAAGTTGAAAATGAAATGCAAGAGGAGATTAGAAGAGATTTGCGAGATACGCTTCTGGCAATTGTTAAAGTACTGGGTGCGATTGCTTTAGTGTTAATCATTGTTTCCATAATCCAATGGTTTCTTGCTGTTCCTGCGCCTGTTGAATAAGGAGAAAACATGTTATTCAAACGCTACAAGATTAGAAGATTAACAAAAAAGTTAAAAGCAATGCAGCAAAATCGTATTCATAATCAACCACCGGATGAAATACTGGCTAAAGAAATTGGCTACTACCATGAGCTGGCCACCATTTATAAAAGTTTGATAGGCCATAAAAAATATCCTTATGCGGCTGATATGGTAATTGCTTGTCTGCGTGCAGCAGGAAATCTCGATGATGCAAACGCTCAGTATGAAGTTGCCAAAACTCTACTCGATGAAGCTAAATTTAGAGAGCGTTTGCAATTGGAAGGGCTTTTTGCAAACCCAAGTAATGAACGCCAAATGAAACAACTGTATGAAGAAGCTTTGGTTTATTTACAATCTGCTGAAAAACTTGGCCATGTGCTAGCAAAACGTCTTCATGGTCTCTGTTATATCAATGGTTGGGGGGTTAGTTCTGATAAAGAGAAAGGCTTTGAATTAGTGGTGGCTAGCATTGAGCAAGAAAATAGTTGGGATCGCGTTCCGCAAATATTCGCATCCATAGGCCTTAATAAGCCTGAGTTTTTTGCTGCCATTATGAAACATCGAAAAACCTCTTAAGCATCATTCTTTACCTAAATCTTACAGGTATTTGGGCGAGATTTAGAGCTGCTACGCCCAAAGAACTGGCTTCGCATTGCTGGCTTAGTCCTAAAGCGCCTCCTATTGCAGTAAAAGCACCTTCTATTCATTAATTGAGCCGAATAAAGTTAATAATCGGCTTGAAGAATGAGCCGAAAATTGCTAATATTAAAATCATCTGATGAGCCGAATACATCAACTAATTGGCTCAAGAGGAAATTTAATGACACATACTTCAGTAAAATGGATCTGGCAACAGACAGATTGGCCTCACTTTTATTGGCAAGAAACAGTTATTCAACCTCTATTACGGGAAGTGCGATTAACACAAGGGGTTTTGCTAGGCAAAACCGGAGCGATAGTAGAAAATGTGACACTTGAATCGGCACTGGATACCTTGCTGCAAAATATTATTGCATCATCCGCTATTGAAGGAGAGCAGTTAAATGTCCAATCTGTGCGTTCTTCACTGGCAAAACGAATCGGTCTACATTTAGAAAAATCTTACCCAACGAACAAGCGTTCTGAAGGCTTAGCGCAAATGATGCTGGATGCTATTTGTAATTTGGATACGCCTTTGTCGCTGGCTCGCTTGTTGCAATGGCATCAGTGGTTGTTTCCTGATGATACAATTTCTCTATTGTATCCTGTTAAAGCAGGACAATTGCGTGGTGAAGAACCTATGCAGGTTGTCTCCGGTCGTATTGATAGACCAACTGTACATTATGAAGCCCCGCCGAGAGAGCGATTAGAGCACGAATTAACTGCATTTATAACCTGGTTTAATCAAAGCTTAAACGATCCTGTAGTAGATCCTTTACTACGAGCGGCTATTTGCCATTTCTGGTTTGTAACGCTTCATCCATTTGAGGATGGAAATGGACGGATCACTCGCGCTTTAACGGATTTAGCTTTAGCTCAGAGTGATAAGCAGAGTATCCGTTTATACGCCATGTCCGCTACCATTCTTGCAAATCGAAATGATTATTACCACATATTGGAAAAAAGTCAGCGTAATACCATGGATATAACGCCATGGCTATGTTGGTTTCTGAGAATATTGGAAGATAGTATACAAACTGCAATCAATAAAATTGATCAAACACTTGTAAAAAGTCGTTTTTGGCAGACCTTTCAGACAGTGGATCTGTCAAAAGAGCAAATCAAAGTTCTCAATCGAATGTTTGATGAGGCTGATCCAAATTTTGAACTGGGCATCAGTGCCGCTCAATATAAAAAAATTGCCAAAGTAAGTAAGGCAACAGCTACCAGACATCTAGCTGATTTGCTTGAAAAAGGGTGTGTTGAAAAATTACCTGGCGGCGGAAGAAGTACACGATATCAAATTAAATTGAAACTTAGCTAAAAATTACCATGACTTACGAAAACTCATTACAACTGAAGAACTTCGATGCAAAATTATCGAAGGGACAACCCAGTACTGAAGATATTAAATAATTTCAAAAAAATACTTCACAGTAGAGATAGGCTCATAAAGGCGTATCGCGCTATTTAGTCATAGTTGATTTCTGGATACGCCCACTCCACCTGAAATGAAGTTTCTGGCAGTGAGCCAATGGATCTTCGCCCATTTTGCAATAACCTCTCCCAGAATGCCTTTTTAGTCATTGAGCAAGATAGTGCGGAACATAAGTGGTTAAAGGTTCAGTTGATTGAACGGATTTAAATAAAGTGTGTTGCCTACAGAATTGATAATATCCTGTAGAGTCTCGAAGATTTTTTTTCAACTCTTTTAAGTT
This region of Legionella clemsonensis genomic DNA includes:
- a CDS encoding PhzF family phenazine biosynthesis protein, with protein sequence MDSIEIFQIDAFTDKIFHGNPAAVCLLNEWLNDELMQAIAVENNLSETAFVIEDNQGFHIRWFTPRGEISLCGHATLAAGFVLHELKKCLGDTVNFSSMSGPLAVKQRGDRYTLDFPRLHYRLMEFPEVITALVDQPCIEVYESELDYMALMPGEGIVLQAQVDAKALAKLPKRGLILTSASNEADFYSRCFYPKHNIPEDPVTGSAHCVLAPFWANQLNKTTLKAIQGSFRKGEILCEVSEERVYLSGYCKWYSKGCLVI
- a CDS encoding DUF2490 domain-containing protein, whose product is MFQIEPQLRVRDRPYLFDQFLTNFGGGYQLSPQWTLSLGGTTVTTKTNQGPSLQESRVWEQVLFKHEQAPWLTLRSRLEQRTLQDSNQWSYRLRERLTLKKALTDNLSLVWFDEFFINVTRADWINTKTIDQNRILISLDQQASKSLVIGAGYLYQYVFSTPRQASHVISLYAQITLPNEIK
- the prpB gene encoding methylisocitrate lyase yields the protein MSSSMGKRFRALVQNHSPLQVVGTINAYTAMLAESAGCEAIYLSGAGVANASYGLPDLGMTGLAEVLEDARRITQASSLPLLVDIDTGWGHAFNIARTVKLMERTGVAAIHIEDQVLAKRCGHRPNKAIVSMQEMGDRIKTAVDARIDENFVIMARTDAYAVEGMSAAIERAHLCVELGADMLFPEAITTIAEYKAFCSHFNVPVLANITEFGKTPLFTREELKEAGVQLILYPLSAFRAMSKAALTVYETIKQQGTQRDLLDKMQTRNDLYQVLGYHEYEKKLDQLMEVEDGQ
- the prpC gene encoding bifunctional 2-methylcitrate synthase/citrate synthase, with protein sequence MVNKSGAGLAGVVAGQSAIATVGQEGKGLNYRGYSIDDLAAHATFEEVAYLLHYGQLPTRSELASYTKKLIDLRHIPDALKTVLKLIPKNTHPMDVLRTGCSLLGTLEPENDFSQQYNIADRLLALFPGMMCYWYAYHFLNKEISGESEEQTIGGHFLALLHGRKPSKLEADMMNVSLILYAEHEFNASTFAARVTAATLSDFYSAITTAIGTLRGPLHGGANEAAMELIARFKSPDEAESELMTMLERKEKIMGFGHRVYRDCDPRSDIIKAWSHKLAEAKNEMLLYNVSERIEAVMRREKKLFPNLDFYSASAYHFCDIPTSLFTPIFVMSRTTGWSAHIFEQRADNRLIRPTSEYTGPESRKFIAIDARG
- a CDS encoding bifunctional 2-methylcitrate dehydratase/aconitate hydratase, whose amino-acid sequence is MQSYVEDNVKPDYDSVLVDIVDYVLNTSIESVEAYETARLCLMDTLGCGMLALNFPECTKLLGPVVPGAVLPGGARVPGTTYELDPVQAAFNIGAMIRWLDFNDTWLAAEWGHPSDNLGAILAVADYISRQKLREGKAGFTMHDVLTAMIKAHEIQGCLALENSFNRVGLDHVILVKIASAAVAAQLLGADRDMMLRTLSQVFVDGQSLRTYRHAPNAGSRKSWAAGDATARAVRLAFIAATGEMGYPSALTAPKWGFYDVLFGEKSFKFQRPYGSYVMENVLFKLSYPAEFHAQTAVECAVALHSLVKERFNDIATIELVTHESAIRIISKQGKLHNPADRDHCLQYMVAVALLHGDLRAEHYEDMAAADPRIDQLRAKMVVTENKQFSKDYHDPEKRSIANSIKLMFNDGTESRVVTVEYPIGHKRRREEGIPVLLAKFKHNLATRFTPAKVEAIAQAMNDTNTLATMPVVDFMAMWQE
- the ppsR gene encoding posphoenolpyruvate synthetase regulatory kinase/phosphorylase PpsR produces the protein MKQHVFMISDGTGITAENLGNSLITQFENIEFEKLTLPYIDSVLKAEAAVQRINSCYEETGVKPLVFMTLVNPEIVKTIQQAKASMFDLFNTFLGPLEQALHAKSSYTVGRTHGVANSQSYRQRIEAVDYALAHDDGIKIRDYDKADIVLIGVSRCGKTPSCIYMALHFGVLAANYPFTEEDLTFLNLPDTLRPYKHKLFGLTIDAERLQHIRTERRPNSKYASAEQCRLEVSEVEAMYKREKIPYLNSTRYSIEEIATKVLAAAGIKRKF
- a CDS encoding SEL1-like repeat protein → MLFKRYKIRRLTKKLKAMQQNRIHNQPPDEILAKEIGYYHELATIYKSLIGHKKYPYAADMVIACLRAAGNLDDANAQYEVAKTLLDEAKFRERLQLEGLFANPSNERQMKQLYEEALVYLQSAEKLGHVLAKRLHGLCYINGWGVSSDKEKGFELVVASIEQENSWDRVPQIFASIGLNKPEFFAAIMKHRKTS
- a CDS encoding Fic family protein; protein product: MTHTSVKWIWQQTDWPHFYWQETVIQPLLREVRLTQGVLLGKTGAIVENVTLESALDTLLQNIIASSAIEGEQLNVQSVRSSLAKRIGLHLEKSYPTNKRSEGLAQMMLDAICNLDTPLSLARLLQWHQWLFPDDTISLLYPVKAGQLRGEEPMQVVSGRIDRPTVHYEAPPRERLEHELTAFITWFNQSLNDPVVDPLLRAAICHFWFVTLHPFEDGNGRITRALTDLALAQSDKQSIRLYAMSATILANRNDYYHILEKSQRNTMDITPWLCWFLRILEDSIQTAINKIDQTLVKSRFWQTFQTVDLSKEQIKVLNRMFDEADPNFELGISAAQYKKIAKVSKATATRHLADLLEKGCVEKLPGGGRSTRYQIKLKLS